The Anaeromyxobacter sp. Fw109-5 genomic interval GCGTCGGCCGCCCCGCGCTCCCGCCCGGCGTCGAGATCCAGCTCGACCGCGGGAGCCTCGCGGCGGCGGGCTTCCTCGCGTCGGCGGCGCGAGGGGACGCCATCAGCTTCCGCGAGCGCGCGCCGCGCTACGCGGTGGCGCGCCGCCTCGTCGTCGAGCACGGCGGAAACCTGTTCGAGACGGCGACGGTCAACGTCTCGGAGGGCGGCTGCGCCATGCGCTGGACGGGAGCGCTCCCGGTCGTCGGCGACGTGGTCGAGCTGAAGCTGCGGGCCGGGTTCTTCCCTCCCAGGGCGCGGGCGATCGTCTGCTGGAACCAGGCGGGCGGCGCCGGCGAGCGGAGCGTGGGCCTGCGCGTCGTCATGCAGGGGCGGGGAGGGCGCGCGTGGCGGGCGCTCGTGGCGGACGTGGCGAGGAGCGGCGCCCGCGCGGCTTGACAGGCGGCGGCGCGCGTACGAAACCCGCCGCGTGATCCGGTTCGAGCTCCTCGCGCAGGACGGTCCCGCCCGCCGGGGCCGGCTGTCGACCCCGCACGGCGTCATCGAGACGCCGGTGTTCATGCCGGTCGGCACCGCCGCCACGGTGAAGACGCTCGAGCCCCGCGACCTCGAGGCGCTCGGCGCGCGCATCATCCTCGCGAACACGTACCACCTGTTCCTCCGCCCCGGACACGAGCGGGTGCGGCGGCTCGGTGGGCTGCACCGCTTCATGTCGTGGGGCGGCGCCGTGCTCACCGACTCCGGCGGCTTCCAGGTGTTCAGCCTCGGGGAGCGCGGCGCGGCGGGGCGCGACCGCGCCGGCCCCGGGCTCGTCACCATCGCCGAGGAGGGCGTCACGTTCCGCTCCCACCTCGACGGCTCGCGCCACTTCCTCTCGCCGGAGCGGGCGATCGAGGTTCAGGAGGCGCTCGGCGCCGACGTCATCATGGCCTTCGACGAGTGCCCCCCCGCGCTCGCGGACCGCGCCTACCACGAGACGTCGCTCGCGCGGACGCAGCGCTGGCTGGTGCGCTGCCGCGACGCCTGGCTCCGTCACGAGGCCGAGAAGGAGGGGGCCGGCGCCACCCCCTGCGCGCTCTTCGGCATCGCGCAGGGTGGGCTCCACGCGGAGCTGCGCGCCCGCGCCATCGCCGACGCGGCCGCGCTCGAGCTGCCGGGGTACGCCCTCGGCGGCTACGCCGTGGGGGAGGAGCCCGCGCAGATGTGGGACGGGGTCGCGCGCGACGCGCCGCTCCTGCCGGCCGACAAGCCGCGCTACCTCATGGGCGTCGGCACGCCGGAGGACCTGCTCGCCGGCGTGGCGGCCGGGGTGGACATGTTCGACTGCGTGCTGCCGACGCGGACCGCCCGGAACGGGCTGCTCTTCACGAGCCGCGGCAAGCTCGTCATCCGCAACGCCCGCTACGCGGACGACGACGGTCCGGTCGACCCGTCGTGCGGCTGCTACACGTGCAGCACGTTCACCCGCGCCTACCTGCGCCACCTCTTCAAGGCCGGCGAGATCCTGGCGCTCCGCCTCAACACCTTGCACAACCTGCACTTCTACCTGTCGCTCATGCGCGACGCGCGAGCGGCCATCGAGGCGGGGAGCTACGAGACGTTCCGGCGAGGGCGGCTCGAGGCGTGGCGAGAGGCCGCAGGGTAGGACCCCGGCGCCGGGCGAGCGTGCGGGCCCACGGCCGGAAAGGGGTTGCGGGTAGGCGCCAACTC includes:
- a CDS encoding PilZ domain-containing protein, producing the protein MHSVSVNLEPAQFLAGFRPENGSLFVPALSDSRVGDEVALRIGIYGQTIRATIFGKVSLVRRVGRPALPPGVEIQLDRGSLAAAGFLASAARGDAISFRERAPRYAVARRLVVEHGGNLFETATVNVSEGGCAMRWTGALPVVGDVVELKLRAGFFPPRARAIVCWNQAGGAGERSVGLRVVMQGRGGRAWRALVADVARSGARAA
- the tgt gene encoding tRNA guanosine(34) transglycosylase Tgt gives rise to the protein MIRFELLAQDGPARRGRLSTPHGVIETPVFMPVGTAATVKTLEPRDLEALGARIILANTYHLFLRPGHERVRRLGGLHRFMSWGGAVLTDSGGFQVFSLGERGAAGRDRAGPGLVTIAEEGVTFRSHLDGSRHFLSPERAIEVQEALGADVIMAFDECPPALADRAYHETSLARTQRWLVRCRDAWLRHEAEKEGAGATPCALFGIAQGGLHAELRARAIADAAALELPGYALGGYAVGEEPAQMWDGVARDAPLLPADKPRYLMGVGTPEDLLAGVAAGVDMFDCVLPTRTARNGLLFTSRGKLVIRNARYADDDGPVDPSCGCYTCSTFTRAYLRHLFKAGEILALRLNTLHNLHFYLSLMRDARAAIEAGSYETFRRGRLEAWREAAG